From Dioscorea cayenensis subsp. rotundata cultivar TDr96_F1 chromosome 13, TDr96_F1_v2_PseudoChromosome.rev07_lg8_w22 25.fasta, whole genome shotgun sequence, the proteins below share one genomic window:
- the LOC120274989 gene encoding ervatamin-B-like — protein MAVAKLGEHVPLLLLLIIIQTWTIALLGVLPIISCGYNYFPLRCCGEMTQMRERHMQWMQTHNKTYKDPAEHEHRCCVYQTNVHFIQRFNSHDFSFNLTDNCFADLTNEEFLQTYRCLGGTFLHETKEVQQYQMKKNHNCPNISDKPPVDWRDHGAITHVKDQQQCGSCWAFSAVASIEAANKIKNNVTLVSLSEQELVDCDISGSSSGCAGGFMTQAFDFVQQNNGLTNDKNYPYTGVQGQCNKTKVLINPVVTIKGYMNVTSNSEDNLADAVTGQPVSVAIDAGGYLFQLYSQGVYDGPCGIDLNHGVTVVGFGTNSNDGDYWIVKNSWGANWGEGGYIRMRRGVPQSEGLCGITLEASYPLL, from the exons ATGGCTGTGGCAAAGCTGGGAGAGCATGTGCcgttgcttcttcttctgatcATAATCCAAACATGGACAATAGCGCTTTTGGGTGTATTACCCATCATTTCCTGTGgttataattattttccttTGAGATGCTGTGGGGAAATGACTCAAATGAGAGAGAGGCATATGCAATGGATGCAAACTCATAACAAGACCTACAAGGATCCAGCAGAACACGAGCATAGGTGTTGTGTCTATCAAACCAATGTTCACTTCATTCAAAGATTCAACTCCCATGACTTCAGCTTCAATCTCACTGACAATTGTTTTGCTGACTTGACCAATGAAGAGTTTTTGCAAACATATAGGTGTTTGGGAGGAACTTTCCTGCAT gaAACTAAAGAAGTGCAACAGtatcaaatgaagaaaaaccATAATTGTCCAAACATTTCTGACAAACCTCCTGTGGATTGGAGAGACCATGGAGCTATCACTCACGTCAAAGACCAACAACAGTGTG GATCATGCTGGGCCTTCTCAGCAGTTGCATCAATAGAAGCAgcaaacaagataaaaaataatgtaacCTTAGTTTCACTCTCAGAACAAGAGCTAGTAGACTGTGACATAAGTGGGTCAAGCAGTGGTTGCGCAGGTGGATTCATGACTCAAGCCTTTGATTTTGTGCAACAAAACAACGGtttaacaaatgataaaaattatccATACACTGGAGTTCAAGGGCAATGCAACAAAACTAAAGTCCTTATCAACCCTGTGGTAACCATTAAGGGTTACATGAACGTAACTTCAAACAGTGAGGACAATCTTGCAGATGCAGTGACAGGACAACCAGTGTCAGTGGCCATTGATGCAGGTGGTTACTTGTTTCAGTTGTATTCACAAGGGGTTTATGATGGACCTTGTGGGATAGATTTGAACCATGGAGTTACAGTGGTTGGATTTGGGACTAATTCAAATGATGGTGATTATTGGATTGTGAAAAACTCTTGGGGTGCTAATTGGGGTGAAGGTGGTTATATCAGGATGAGACGTGGGGTTCCTCAGAGTGAAGGTTTATGTGGAATCACTCTTGAAGCTTCTTATCCTCTACTGtaa